A single Pedobacter sp. PACM 27299 DNA region contains:
- a CDS encoding DUF3347 domain-containing protein — protein MKTITSLAITIAAATLLSACGNTQKPAEESHEGHDHTAEGKTAVAVTTSQVSLKDDKLNAVYPHYIHLTTALTNGDVAEAKVAAQAIELGAKELSNPAGLLALTAKIGDATDIEVQRVAYAALSDDFIQRAKASGVTGGEIYVEYCPMAMNDKGASWLSNQKDIKNPYYGESMLTCGEVKETIK, from the coding sequence ATGAAAACAATCACAAGTTTAGCCATTACCATTGCTGCAGCCACTTTACTTTCGGCTTGTGGAAATACGCAGAAACCTGCAGAAGAATCTCATGAAGGTCATGATCATACGGCAGAAGGAAAGACAGCTGTAGCTGTTACGACCAGCCAGGTGAGCCTAAAAGACGATAAACTGAATGCAGTGTATCCTCATTATATTCATTTGACTACCGCCTTAACGAATGGTGATGTAGCAGAAGCAAAAGTTGCTGCTCAGGCGATTGAACTGGGGGCAAAAGAATTATCGAACCCAGCAGGGCTATTGGCATTGACTGCCAAAATTGGCGATGCGACTGATATTGAGGTGCAAAGAGTTGCGTATGCGGCTTTGAGTGACGATTTTATCCAAAGAGCAAAAGCTTCTGGAGTAACAGGAGGTGAGATTTATGTAGAATACTGCCCAATGGCAATGAATGATAAAGGCGCTTCCTGGCTGAGCAATCAGAAAGACATTAAGAATCCATATTATGGTGAATCTATGCTGACTTGCGGAGAAGTTAAAGAAACTATAAAATAA
- a CDS encoding efflux RND transporter periplasmic adaptor subunit — translation MERKLFIKRFAMIALVPSIFVAACKSEVKETKAGVTAKKQTYTCPMHPQVIKEEMGTCPICGMDLVPFEKNSNDKALKVDEKRQLLANITTVMIGSNHLGGNKQLNGRLTIDPAQSSYISSRIAGRIEQLYVRETGVRVKKGQPLYQLYSEQLAALQQEYLMAVAQQKQFPGDKIEQQLVESAKQKLLLYGQSPGQLQALLTSQKKNPYVTFFAPQGGLVAEISVTPGQYVSEGGPIMRLEGYGELWVEADVYPNEAGSIKEGQKVKVVIPGWEDQPQLMTIDFITPSLLSGTQLTQIRGSIPNPNQQWQPGAQANVFVPTGNQKSSALTLPVDAVIRDGKGMHVWLKSGKDSFEPKRVTTGQENDNQVEITAGLSGGEQVVVTGAYLLYSEYILKKGKNPIEGLKLN, via the coding sequence ATGGAACGGAAATTATTTATAAAACGGTTTGCCATGATTGCCCTGGTTCCATCCATATTCGTTGCCGCTTGTAAAAGCGAAGTAAAAGAAACGAAGGCTGGAGTTACCGCAAAAAAACAGACTTATACTTGTCCAATGCACCCTCAGGTGATCAAGGAAGAGATGGGAACTTGCCCGATTTGTGGGATGGACTTAGTGCCTTTTGAAAAGAATAGCAATGATAAGGCTTTAAAAGTCGATGAGAAAAGACAGCTCCTGGCCAATATTACTACGGTTATGATTGGTTCAAACCATCTGGGAGGAAATAAGCAGTTGAATGGCAGACTGACGATTGACCCTGCGCAAAGCAGTTACATATCAAGTCGCATCGCAGGCAGAATAGAGCAGCTGTATGTTCGGGAAACAGGTGTCCGCGTAAAAAAAGGACAGCCATTATACCAATTGTATTCAGAGCAGTTAGCGGCTTTACAGCAGGAATACCTGATGGCTGTAGCACAGCAAAAGCAATTTCCAGGGGATAAAATTGAACAGCAGCTGGTGGAATCTGCGAAGCAGAAACTATTGCTGTATGGACAGTCGCCAGGTCAATTACAAGCGTTATTGACGAGTCAGAAGAAAAATCCTTATGTGACTTTCTTTGCCCCGCAAGGAGGCTTGGTAGCGGAGATTTCAGTTACACCAGGGCAATATGTATCAGAAGGCGGTCCAATTATGAGGCTGGAAGGCTACGGGGAATTATGGGTAGAAGCAGATGTTTATCCAAATGAAGCAGGCAGTATCAAAGAAGGACAGAAAGTGAAAGTGGTGATTCCTGGCTGGGAAGATCAGCCTCAGCTAATGACCATTGATTTTATTACGCCTTCCTTACTTTCAGGTACTCAGCTGACGCAGATCAGGGGCAGTATTCCTAACCCAAACCAGCAATGGCAGCCGGGTGCTCAGGCCAATGTTTTTGTCCCTACGGGAAATCAGAAGTCCAGCGCGCTGACTTTGCCGGTAGATGCGGTAATCAGAGATGGTAAAGGCATGCATGTTTGGCTGAAAAGTGGAAAAGACAGCTTTGAGCCAAAACGCGTGACTACCGGTCAGGAGAACGACAATCAGGTAGAGATCACCGCCGGTTTATCCGGAGGAGAACAGGTGGTAGTTACAGGTGCTTACCTACTGTACAGTGAATATATTTTGAAAAAAGGAAAGAATCCAATAGAAGGTTTAAAATTAAATTAA
- a CDS encoding efflux RND transporter periplasmic adaptor subunit, with the protein MRKNYIVKPGINKRVFMGLAAISMLWLSACKEKKKLDSHHDPATVNLDSNLFHLLKPSNEQVVSSLPLIKAEYGSRIFTEEVQGIVNYDTRNQHIISSKIGGRIERLWIKYNYQPVKKGQLIMEIYSPDLAAAQQELLFIYRTGNDPVMLEKGKQRLMLLGMTSSGITALLKRGTPSYRIPVYSNVSGYILEKSAATAIASPSASSSAPAGGDGMGSMSGDAATASTPTSPAAPVNSPVLLREGQYVSAGASLFTVYSSDQLVAEFSLKAALAAHLKVGSKFVFYKTSDKSGSQTARIGLIQPTFRNGENFTIARAYLNNPKIKVGQLVTARIPVQLSASWWLPEEAVVSVGNKRVVFKKEGNVFIPKLVDAGISIAGKVQVKEDISSWNISKNAAYLVDSESFIKMTQNKEH; encoded by the coding sequence ATGAGAAAGAATTATATCGTTAAACCCGGCATAAACAAACGTGTTTTTATGGGATTGGCGGCGATCAGTATGCTTTGGTTGAGCGCTTGTAAAGAGAAAAAGAAATTAGATAGTCATCATGACCCTGCAACGGTAAATTTAGACAGCAATCTTTTTCACCTATTGAAGCCTTCAAATGAGCAGGTGGTGTCTTCACTTCCCCTGATTAAAGCGGAATATGGCAGCAGGATCTTTACGGAAGAGGTGCAGGGGATTGTCAATTATGATACTAGAAATCAACATATCATTTCGAGTAAAATCGGGGGAAGAATAGAGCGGCTATGGATTAAATACAATTACCAGCCGGTGAAAAAAGGGCAGTTGATCATGGAGATTTATTCGCCGGATCTGGCTGCTGCACAGCAGGAATTGCTCTTCATTTACCGTACTGGAAATGATCCGGTGATGTTGGAGAAAGGAAAACAGCGCCTGATGTTATTGGGCATGACTTCTTCCGGAATTACTGCTTTGTTAAAACGCGGTACACCAAGTTACCGCATTCCTGTATACAGCAATGTTTCCGGATATATTCTGGAGAAATCGGCTGCCACCGCAATTGCAAGTCCATCGGCTTCTTCCTCTGCTCCTGCAGGTGGCGATGGTATGGGCAGTATGAGTGGTGATGCGGCAACTGCCTCAACGCCAACCAGTCCTGCAGCACCAGTTAATTCGCCGGTTTTATTAAGAGAAGGACAATATGTAAGTGCAGGTGCATCTCTTTTTACAGTATATAGCTCGGATCAATTGGTGGCAGAGTTTTCATTGAAAGCAGCATTAGCCGCCCATTTGAAGGTCGGCAGTAAGTTTGTCTTTTATAAAACGTCAGACAAATCAGGAAGCCAGACCGCCAGAATAGGTTTGATTCAGCCGACTTTCAGGAACGGGGAAAACTTCACGATCGCCCGGGCTTATTTGAACAATCCAAAGATTAAGGTCGGTCAGCTGGTAACAGCAAGGATTCCGGTGCAATTATCGGCATCCTGGTGGCTGCCCGAAGAGGCAGTAGTTTCCGTAGGAAATAAACGCGTAGTCTTTAAAAAAGAAGGAAATGTGTTTATCCCAAAATTGGTAGATGCAGGCATCAGCATTGCTGGAAAAGTACAGGTTAAAGAGGACATCAGTAGCTGGAATATCAGTAAAAATGCCGCTTATCTGGTAGACAGCGAGAGCTTTATTAAAATGACACAAAATAAGGAGCATTAA
- a CDS encoding TolC family protein: protein MENWRFTMYTIKRITALVCMLPFAALAQEKPAVSKLKNEAKKECPQVQSMVSQLKPRGSAEKSVLLQEKMMQEKPVLSLDIILKRIDSNNLLLQSYGLRAESFKHTANAATAWMAPMVGVGTFMTPYPGQMIMDEGDKGSIMVQLEQDIPNPAKLKANKKFIESKGKVENATRGVTLNEYKAQAKRLYFGWLVAMQRIAVLKENEKIMQTMKKVEEIRYPFNQSKLSSVYRATAKIEENRNMIRMMEGDMAKSKAWLNSLMNNPGNMDFAIDSTYQPTYVPAAAIDTGSLAMVRKDIEKMDFSIQSMKLNIEAMQKQANPDFKLRFDHMSPLTKMMPKAYSIMGMVSIPIAPWSSKMYKSEVKGMGYEVLAMEKEKAAMLQETQGMLYGMQYEIQSMEKRIDAMEKTIIPTLKKTMDVSMLSYRENKMELPEVIGTWEALTMMQANVLDEKLKLYLMIVDYEKELYR from the coding sequence ATGGAAAACTGGAGGTTCACGATGTACACCATTAAAAGAATAACAGCATTGGTATGTATGTTGCCTTTTGCTGCGTTAGCACAGGAAAAACCAGCGGTTTCGAAGCTGAAAAATGAAGCGAAAAAGGAGTGTCCGCAAGTACAGTCGATGGTTTCGCAACTGAAGCCGAGGGGTTCCGCAGAAAAATCTGTGCTGCTTCAAGAAAAAATGATGCAGGAGAAGCCCGTGCTTTCCCTGGATATTATTTTGAAAAGAATTGACAGTAACAACTTGCTGCTGCAGTCTTATGGATTAAGGGCAGAAAGCTTTAAGCATACGGCTAATGCGGCCACAGCATGGATGGCGCCAATGGTTGGTGTAGGAACCTTTATGACGCCATATCCTGGTCAGATGATCATGGACGAAGGCGATAAAGGATCGATTATGGTACAGCTGGAGCAGGATATTCCTAATCCCGCAAAGCTAAAAGCCAACAAGAAATTCATTGAATCGAAAGGGAAGGTTGAAAATGCGACCAGAGGGGTGACACTCAATGAATACAAAGCACAGGCCAAACGCCTGTATTTTGGCTGGCTGGTTGCTATGCAAAGAATTGCCGTATTGAAAGAAAATGAAAAGATCATGCAAACCATGAAAAAGGTGGAAGAGATCAGGTACCCTTTTAATCAGTCGAAATTGAGCAGCGTGTATCGCGCTACCGCAAAAATAGAGGAGAATAGAAATATGATCCGGATGATGGAAGGGGATATGGCGAAATCTAAAGCCTGGTTGAACAGCTTGATGAACAACCCAGGCAATATGGACTTTGCAATTGATTCCACTTATCAGCCTACTTATGTGCCTGCTGCGGCAATTGATACGGGTAGTCTGGCCATGGTGAGGAAAGATATTGAGAAAATGGATTTCAGCATTCAGTCGATGAAACTGAACATTGAAGCCATGCAGAAACAGGCCAATCCAGATTTCAAACTGCGTTTTGACCACATGTCGCCCTTAACGAAAATGATGCCTAAAGCCTATAGTATCATGGGAATGGTGAGTATTCCAATCGCCCCTTGGTCTTCTAAAATGTATAAATCAGAAGTAAAGGGCATGGGATATGAAGTGCTGGCAATGGAAAAGGAAAAAGCAGCCATGCTTCAGGAAACACAGGGCATGCTGTATGGGATGCAGTATGAGATTCAGTCTATGGAAAAACGGATCGATGCGATGGAAAAAACAATTATTCCAACCTTAAAAAAAACCATGGATGTGAGTATGCTGAGCTACCGTGAAAATAAGATGGAATTGCCGGAAGTGATCGGTACCTGGGAGGCTTTAACGATGATGCAAGCCAATGTATTGGATGAGAAATTGAAACTTTATTTAATGATCGTAGATTATGAGAAAGAATTATATCGTTAA
- a CDS encoding efflux RND transporter permease subunit translates to MIKWLKNRFRKSPDWITEEERLAIITKSSKQVSRGVFFATVIIITSFLPVFMLTGQEGKLFHPLAFTKTFIMIVDALLVVTLAPVLISFFMKGKFRPDSANPVNRVLERFYEPLIRTVLNWRKTTLAINIIALLITIPLLKNLGTEFIPPLDEQSILFMPVTLPDVSNAEAKRILQVQDKIIKSVPEVDKVLGKAGRANTATDNSPISMIETIITLKPKTEWRKGITKKDIITELDAKLQIPGVVNGWTQPIINRINMLATGIRTDVGIKVFGQNLDTIASVSERVKAALEGTAGVSDLFVEPITGGKYLSIDVKREELARYGLNVDDVNQIVETALGGATIGNTIEGRQRFSISVRLAQEYRNSVEQIKRIPVQSKGFGEVPLSTVADIKFEDGPPMISSDNAILRGAVMFNVRDRDLGSTVQEAMEKLNKEKGMLPEGYFLEWSGQYENLIRGKQTLMWIAPVVLLIIFFSLYFAFKSIREAFLSLITVPFALIGGAYMIYFWGVNLSVGVAVGFIALFGIAVETGIVMVIYLNDAMAQLIKLKGNSSETITKEDLREYVIFGAARRLRPKLMTVCVSLFGLVPVLWATGVGVDVMQPIVLPMIGGVLTSSTHILLVTPLIFLMSKEYELRKYGKLEVHDVHH, encoded by the coding sequence ATGATCAAGTGGTTAAAAAATAGATTCCGTAAATCCCCGGATTGGATTACGGAAGAGGAGCGCCTGGCGATCATTACTAAATCCAGTAAGCAGGTATCGAGAGGTGTCTTCTTCGCTACAGTGATCATTATTACTTCTTTCCTGCCAGTATTTATGCTGACCGGCCAGGAGGGAAAACTGTTTCATCCACTGGCTTTCACCAAGACGTTCATTATGATCGTTGATGCCTTGCTGGTGGTCACATTAGCGCCGGTATTGATCTCTTTCTTTATGAAAGGAAAATTCAGACCAGACAGCGCCAATCCGGTAAACCGGGTATTGGAGCGGTTTTATGAGCCCCTGATCAGAACCGTGTTGAACTGGAGAAAAACAACTTTAGCGATCAATATCATTGCTTTACTGATCACCATTCCTTTGTTGAAAAACCTGGGAACGGAGTTTATTCCACCATTGGATGAGCAGAGTATTCTGTTTATGCCGGTGACTTTGCCAGATGTTTCCAACGCAGAGGCGAAAAGGATTTTACAGGTGCAGGACAAGATTATTAAATCGGTACCAGAAGTAGATAAGGTGCTGGGGAAAGCAGGCAGGGCCAATACGGCAACTGATAATTCACCGATCAGTATGATCGAAACGATCATTACGCTGAAACCGAAAACTGAGTGGAGGAAAGGGATTACGAAGAAAGACATCATTACGGAACTGGATGCAAAACTGCAGATTCCAGGAGTGGTGAATGGCTGGACTCAACCCATCATCAACAGAATCAATATGCTGGCTACGGGGATCCGTACCGATGTGGGAATTAAGGTTTTTGGACAAAACCTAGATACGATTGCTTCCGTTTCAGAACGCGTAAAAGCAGCTTTGGAGGGGACAGCAGGAGTCAGCGATCTTTTTGTGGAGCCGATTACAGGAGGTAAATACCTCTCTATAGACGTGAAACGCGAGGAATTGGCCCGTTATGGTTTGAATGTAGATGATGTAAACCAGATTGTAGAAACCGCATTGGGCGGGGCAACCATTGGGAATACCATTGAAGGGCGTCAGCGCTTTTCGATCAGTGTGCGTCTGGCTCAGGAATATAGAAATAGTGTAGAGCAGATCAAGCGGATTCCAGTTCAGTCGAAAGGATTTGGTGAGGTGCCTTTATCGACTGTTGCCGACATTAAGTTTGAAGACGGTCCGCCGATGATCAGTTCTGATAATGCGATTCTTCGTGGAGCAGTCATGTTTAACGTAAGAGATCGCGATTTAGGAAGTACTGTTCAGGAAGCTATGGAGAAATTGAATAAAGAGAAAGGGATGCTTCCTGAAGGTTATTTCCTGGAATGGAGCGGTCAATATGAAAACCTGATCCGTGGTAAACAAACGCTGATGTGGATTGCACCAGTAGTATTGCTGATCATTTTCTTCTCTTTATACTTCGCTTTTAAATCGATCCGCGAGGCTTTCCTGAGTTTGATTACCGTGCCTTTCGCTTTAATTGGTGGGGCTTATATGATCTATTTCTGGGGAGTAAACCTTTCTGTGGGGGTAGCTGTGGGCTTTATTGCCTTATTCGGGATTGCGGTAGAAACAGGGATTGTAATGGTGATTTACCTGAATGATGCCATGGCTCAGCTGATCAAATTGAAAGGAAATTCCAGTGAGACGATCACAAAAGAAGACCTGAGAGAATATGTGATTTTTGGTGCAGCCAGAAGATTAAGACCAAAACTGATGACGGTTTGCGTGTCGTTGTTTGGCCTGGTACCGGTATTATGGGCAACAGGAGTTGGAGTGGATGTGATGCAGCCGATTGTCTTGCCGATGATTGGTGGCGTATTGACTTCTTCTACGCACATTTTGCTGGTGACACCACTGATCTTTTTGATGTCAAAAGAATATGAATTGAGAAAATATGGAAAACTGGAGGTTCACGATGTACACCATTAA
- a CDS encoding efflux RND transporter permease subunit, protein MVHKIIEWSMRNRFIVLVLSLGLFVWGIYAVKKNPIDAIPDLSENQVIVFTEWMGRSPQLIEDQVTYPLVTNLQGIPKIKYVRGSSMFGMSFIYVIFEDDVDVYWARERVLERISTISKTLPDGVAPQLGPDGTGVGHVLWYTLDAPDMDLGEQRAIQDWYVKFALQTVPGVSEIASFGGFQKQYQISIDPNKLLYYKLTAPEVIAAVRSNNNESGGRKFEMSDMGYIIKTSGYLKSIKEIADIPVKNQNGTPIRISDLATVQMTGETRLGIFDQDGEGERAGGIVVMRYGENAAEVIDKVKAKMKEVSKGLPKGVKFDIVYDRGELIKESVDSITHTLIEEMIVVSIIVIIFLFHWRSAVSIIIQIPITIAASFILLNAFDISSNIMSLTGIALAIGVIVDNGIIMSENAYKHLSERYQVWEQEQSKNTQS, encoded by the coding sequence ATGGTACATAAAATTATAGAATGGTCCATGCGCAACCGGTTTATTGTGCTGGTATTGTCTTTAGGATTGTTCGTTTGGGGGATTTATGCCGTCAAGAAAAATCCAATTGATGCGATACCGGACTTGTCCGAAAACCAGGTAATCGTGTTTACAGAGTGGATGGGCCGCTCACCGCAGCTGATCGAAGATCAGGTTACCTATCCGCTGGTTACCAATTTGCAGGGAATCCCTAAGATTAAATATGTTCGTGGATCATCCATGTTCGGAATGAGCTTTATCTATGTCATTTTTGAGGATGATGTGGATGTATATTGGGCAAGGGAACGTGTGCTGGAAAGAATCAGTACGATTTCAAAAACTTTGCCCGATGGGGTAGCGCCCCAGTTAGGTCCTGACGGAACAGGGGTGGGCCATGTATTATGGTATACGCTGGATGCTCCGGATATGGATTTGGGTGAGCAGCGAGCCATTCAGGACTGGTATGTGAAGTTCGCCCTGCAAACCGTACCAGGCGTGAGTGAGATTGCTTCTTTTGGAGGTTTTCAGAAACAATATCAGATTTCCATAGATCCCAATAAATTGCTTTATTATAAACTAACTGCCCCGGAGGTGATTGCGGCGGTGCGTAGCAACAATAACGAATCCGGCGGCAGGAAGTTTGAAATGAGTGATATGGGGTATATCATTAAGACTTCAGGCTATTTGAAATCCATTAAAGAGATTGCAGATATTCCGGTCAAGAACCAAAATGGGACGCCGATCCGGATTTCTGATCTGGCAACGGTACAGATGACCGGAGAAACACGGCTGGGGATTTTTGACCAAGATGGTGAAGGAGAACGTGCCGGAGGAATTGTCGTGATGCGCTATGGAGAAAATGCTGCGGAAGTAATTGATAAGGTAAAAGCAAAGATGAAAGAAGTTTCCAAAGGTCTGCCTAAAGGTGTCAAATTCGATATCGTGTACGACCGTGGGGAGTTGATCAAAGAATCCGTGGATTCCATTACACATACCCTGATTGAGGAGATGATTGTGGTTTCAATTATTGTCATCATTTTCCTTTTCCATTGGCGCAGTGCGGTGAGTATCATCATTCAGATTCCTATTACCATTGCAGCCAGTTTTATTCTACTCAATGCTTTTGATATTTCTTCCAATATTATGTCGCTTACCGGGATTGCCCTGGCCATCGGCGTGATTGTAGACAATGGGATCATCATGAGTGAAAATGCTTATAAACACCTCTCAGAACGCTATCAGGTCTGGGAGCAGGAACAATCAAAAAATACACAATCATGA
- a CDS encoding heavy-metal-associated domain-containing protein → MKSLRFAMVVGLTFLGGAVFAQSKTESIKVLGNCSMCKKTIETSLKVSGVTAANWNTETKMLKVSYDSTKISNDEVQKKVAAVGYDTPKYKAKNEVYDALHGCCQYDREAGDKLPKAPKKH, encoded by the coding sequence ATGAAATCATTAAGATTTGCTATGGTGGTCGGATTGACCTTCCTTGGTGGTGCTGTATTCGCACAATCAAAAACTGAAAGTATTAAAGTATTAGGTAACTGTTCGATGTGCAAAAAAACGATTGAAACCTCATTAAAGGTTTCAGGAGTGACTGCTGCAAATTGGAATACAGAAACGAAAATGCTGAAAGTAAGCTACGACAGTACAAAGATCAGCAATGATGAAGTACAGAAAAAAGTAGCCGCAGTAGGTTATGATACGCCTAAATACAAAGCGAAGAATGAAGTTTACGATGCGCTGCATGGCTGCTGCCAGTACGATCGTGAAGCTGGCGATAAATTGCCAAAAGCACCTAAGAAACACTAA